The proteins below come from a single Epinephelus moara isolate mb chromosome 19, YSFRI_EMoa_1.0, whole genome shotgun sequence genomic window:
- the nkx2.3 gene encoding homeobox protein Nkx-2.3 produces the protein MLPSPLITSSTTPFSVKDILKLELQQQSQQHQLQFISCFGLSGALSQPGAFPNKSFRSYSPPSCMLAGRDSSSPISSGLSESEERMSYLNTLTVQERLAESSLPGEMFGNPAQSHSAELRLETEQEEQDTKSCAALRGDCEDLDSEKPATKQQRTRRKPRVLFSQAQVFELERRFKQQRYLSAPEREHLASSLKLTSTQVKIWFQNRRYKCKRQRQDKTLEMAGHHHHHHPPPPPRRVAVPVLVRDGRPCLTGSQNYNTSYTVGAPNPYSYSGYPAYSYNNSVYTNTYSCTYSSLPALPPSNTTANAFMNMNLGNLGAQTQSQAPQGPVVTPCQGTLQGIRAW, from the exons ATGCTCCCCAGCCCGCTCATAACTTCTTCCACCACGCCTTTCTCCGTGAAGGACATTCTCAAGTTAGAGTTGCAGCAACAATCTCAGCAGCACCAGCTCCAGTTCATCTCCTGCTTCGGTCTCTCCGGTGCGCTGTCACAGCCGGGAGCTTTCCCAAATAAGTCGTTCCGCTCCTATTCACCGCCCTCCTGCATGTTGGCCGGCAGGGACAGCTCAAGTCCCATCAGCTCCGGCCTGTCGGAGAGCGAGGAGAGGATGTCCTATCTCAACACGTTGACGGTTCAGGAGCGGCTGGCGGAGTCCAGTCTGCCGGGGGAGATGTTCGGCAACCCGGCGCAGAGCCACTCTGCGGAGCTCCGGCTGGAGACCGAGCAGGAGGAGCAAGACACCA AGAGCTGCGCTGCGCTGCGGGGTGACTGTGAGGACCTAGACTCAGAGAAGCCCGCCACCAAGCAGCAGAGGACCAGGAGGAAACCCCGCGTGCTCTTCTCCCAGGCTCAGGTGTTCGAGCTGGAGCGGCGCTTCAAGCAGCAGCGCTACCTGTCCGCCCCGGAGAGAGAGCACCTGGCCAGCTCCCTGAAACTCACCTCCACCCAGGTCAAGATCTGGTTCCAGAACAGGAGGTACAAATGCAAGAGGCAGCGGCAGGACAAGACTCTGGAGATGGCGggtcatcaccatcaccaccacccaCCACCGCCGCCCAGGAGGGTGGCTGTGCCGGTGCTGGTGCGGGACGGGAGGCCTTGTCTCACTGGATCCCAGAACTACAACACCTCTTACACAGTCGGAGCTCCAAACCCGTACAGCTACAGTGGCTACCCGGCCTACAGCTACAACAACTCGGTATATACTAACACTTACTCCTGTACTTACTCTAGTTTACCTGCTCTGCCGCCCAGCAACACCACTGCTAATGCTTTCATGAACATGAATTTGGGAAATCTCGGCGCACAGACGCAAAGCCAGGCGCCCCAAGGACCAGTCGTCACACCCTGTCAGGGAACTCTGCAGGGCATCCGGGCATGGTAG
- the nkx3.3 gene encoding NK3 homeobox 3, with translation MTLSFSSFSIKDILTGRDARGKPGTKRTGELCAQRRNMCTGHDTRIPDRSHHEADENCIHSERLPADLCVSVGNLRSDAYIEEATGEQTELREEQQPGCMERNQRHTELTEADEESCHPSGETVSCSSDEQQCRPGTKRRSRAAFSHAQVYELERRFNTQRYLSGPERADLAEALKLTETQVKIWFQNRRYKTKRRQMAAELAARGSPKKVAVKVLVRDNQKQYHQGNGVHIPMTVPLYQQAYQYHPYLHYYCQPWSLSSMSCGGML, from the exons ATGACTTTGAGTTTTTCGTCTTTCTCCATCAAAGACATCCTCACCGGACGTGATGCCCGGGGAAAGCCCGGTACCAAGAGGACAGGCGAGCTCTGCGCACAGAGGCGCAACATGTGCACCGGGCATGACACGAGAATCCCTGATCGGTCTCATCACGAGGCGGATGAGAACTGCATCCACTCGGAGAGACTTCCTGCtgatctctgtgtgtctgttgggAACCTCCGATCTGATGCATACATCGAGGAGGCCACAGGAGAGCAGACTGAGCTCAGGGAAG agcagcagccagGCTGTATGGAGCGGAACCAACGGCACACAGAGCTGACTGAGGCAGATGAGGAGAGCTGTCACCCCAGCGGGGAGACTGTCAGCTGCTCCTCCGATGAGCAGCAGTGCAGGCCCGGCACGAAGAGGCGCTCCAGAGCGGCCTTCTCTCACGCGCAGGTCTACGAGCTCGAGCGCCGCTTCAACACGCAGCGTTACCTCTCAGGACCTGAAAGGGCCGATCTGGCGGAAGCTCTGAAACTCACAGAGACCCAGGTGAAAATCTGGTTCCAGAACCGAAGATATAAAACCAAACGGCGGCAGATGGCGGCCGAGCTGGCGGCGCGCGGCTCGCCAAAGAAAGTAGCGGTAAAGGTGCTGGTGAGGGACAATCAGAAGCAGTACCATCAGGGGAATGGAGTACACATCCCAATGACTGTGCCACTGTACCAACAGGCCTATCAGTACCACCCCTACCTGCACTACTACTGCCAGCCGTGGAGCCTGAGCAGCATGTCCTGTGGAGGGATGCTCTGA